In the genome of Laribacter hongkongensis DSM 14985, the window TCCCTGCATGGGAAAAAGCTGAGCGCGCCGCCGGCATCGAACACGCAGGCCAGCGCTGGTTGACCACCTCCGCCGCATTGCAGGACATCCGCGACGTGCTGCTTGCAGGGGCCGTGCCGGGGGGGCGGTGGGTGACAGCAGACCGCCAGATCGTGCCGATGACGCTGCCGGAGCTGCAATCGCTGTGGCAGGATATCACTGCGCGTGGTGCCGCCATCTATCAGCGCCGGCTGGAGATGGAGCAGCAGATTACCGGGATGGATCGTGAGCAGCTGGAAGCTTTCCGGCCCGGCTGGCCACCAGAGACCAGCACCACCGCATGACAGGACGCTTTAAGCGACCACCTTCTTTTCTGCCCGCCTCGTGCGGGTTTTTTCTTTGGGAAATACATGAAGCAAGAAGCATATGAGGCAACGGCTGCTGCTGTGGCCAGCAAGGCGACTTACGGCGGCGCCGGCGGATCGTTCGCCGGATTCATGCTCAGCAACGAGTTTGTCGCGCTGGTTGGCCTGCTGATCGCACTGGCCGGCTTTCTGGTCAACTGGCATTACCGGGCAGCACAGGACCGGCGCGACCAGATCGAGTACGAGGCACGTCTGCGCCGGGAGGAGGACGCATGCGTACACGACAAATAGCCGCAGCCCTGACGCTGTCAGCCTCTGCTCTGGTCGGGATTGCCCTGCGCGAGGGCTACCGTGACGCGGCATACATCCCGGTACCGGGTGATGTGCCAACCATCGGCTTTGGCACGACCGAAGGCGTGAAGATGGGCGACCGCATCACGCCGCCAAAGGCACTGGCCCGGGCATTGACCGACGTGCAGAAGTTCGAGGGAGCGCTGAAGCAATGCGTTCGCGTGTCGCTGCACCAGTACGAGTACGACGCCTTTGTCTCGCTGGCCTACAACATCGGCTCGGGGTCGTTTTGTGGTTCAACGCTGGTGCGGAAGCTCAATGCCGGAGATTACGCCGGCGCATGTTCCGAGATTGACAGATGGGTCTATGCGGGAGGGAAACGCCTGCCCGGACTGGTCAAGCGCCGGGCCGAAGAACGGGCTTGGTGTGAGGGGAAAGCAGTATGACTACGTTGCAACGCTGGCTTACCACTACCCTGCTCTGCCTGGTACTGCTGGCTGGTGCGTGGTGGCACGGCCACCGCACGGGTGCTGCGGGCGTGCAGGCCGAACGGGATGCCGATCAGGCCCGCATGATGGCGCAGCTACTGGCCCAGGAACAGGCTGCGCGTACCGCCGAACAGCAGCATGCCCAGGCTCTTGCAGCCATTGATACCCAATACCAGGAGAACGAACGCCATGCCCGACTTGAAAACAACAGCCTGCGCGCTCAGCTGCGTGCTGGCTCTGTGCGCCTGTCAGTCCCCGTCGCTGCCGGTAGCTGCAACCTGCCCGCAGATGACTCCGCCTCCGGCCTCCGTGATGCAACCCCGCGAGCCGAACTTTCGTCAGAGGCTGCTGACGATCTTGTCGCCCTCGCAGACGACGCCGATGCCGTAGTCAGGCAGCTGACTGCGTGTCAGGCGGTAATTGGGGAATATCTGCGATAGGGTATTGAGCAGAAGTTCAGGATTTTTTACGGGCATGCAGAAGTAACAGCTGGTTTTTTTTGAAAAAATGTATATGCAATTGTTCAGGGATGGACAACTAGCCAGTTCAAACAGGGCCGGTGCGCTTTTGGATTGCCCGGCCCCTCGCTGATTTTATTGCTTCATTTCATCCTTTTTCATCCCGTCCTTGTGCATGCCATCCTTTTTCATTTCATCTTTGGACATTGCATCCTTGGACATTGCATCTTTCTTCATCATGTCATCAGCTAAAGAGTGACCAGCAGCCAGCATAAGGCAGGAGGACATCAGGATTGCAGCGATCTTCTTCATGGTGTTTTCTCATCAAGTAGTGTTACGTGGCGAAATTGCCAGATGATCAGGGCAACTGCTAATCAGCTGCCGCCGAACCAGTTATACCCTTGGTCTTCCCAGTAGCCCCCGGGGTAGGTATTGGTAACGAAAATAGCTTGGATATACTTGGGGTTTTTGTAACCGAGCTTGGTCGGCATGCGTAGCTTCATTGGAAAGCCGTAGCGCGGTGGCAAAGTCTGACCGTCGTAGGTCAATGTCAATTGTGTCTGCGGATGTAGTGCTGTCGCCATGTCGATACTGGTGTAGTAATCGTCAGCGCACTTGAAACCAACATACTTGGCTCCCAAGTCAGCGCCGACCAGGCGAAGAAAAGTGGAAAATGGCACACCACCCCACTTGCCGATTGCACTCCAACCTTCAACGCATATGTGACGAGTCACCTGGCTGACCTGTGGTAATGCATGCAACTCATCAAGCGACCATGAGTGCCGGTCAGTGACCAGACCACTCACTTCGAGTCTAAATGTCGAGGCATCCACCTCCCGTACCTCATCCTCATCGTAATAGGCATTGAAAGGGAAAGGACGGGTAATCATTGATTCTGGATAGACTGGTGCCAGCTGGTTTGGATCGAATAACCAGCCCTGTACCCGGTCATTGAAACGAGACATTGAAAGCAGAGCATCTTCGACGCTTTTATCGTCAGTAATTGAACAGCCGGAGAGCAATGCAAGCCCACCCAATGTCATCGAACGCTTTAGGAAGAGACGGCGAGCCGGCAATTCGATGTATTTGCCCACATCCTTAAAGGTCTCCTGGAGGACTAGGTCACCGTTGATGATCATCGAGCTGGTTTTTTTAGATGACATGCTAGATTCCTTAGCGGCCACAGATCATCGCTATCAGCGTACGTGGTACTAGTGCTACCATGATTACATGGACACTAACGAAGGCGATCAAGGCACTCATTGCAAGAAAATGGATGCGACGGGCTGCTTCATAACCACCCAAAATCTCGCGTAAAACCGGAAACTGTACTGATTTCCACAAGACAAGTCCGGAAAGCACGAGAATGACAATGTCGGCGATTACAAACAGGTAGGCTGCTCGTTGCACCGCGTTGTAGTGACTTGGATCTGCGTGTGAAAGCTTGCCTTTAAATGCCTCCAGCAAGTCGGCTGCAATTGAGCGCAGAGACAAGGGGAAAAACCTTCTCCATAAGCGACCGCTTATAATGTTGAAGCACAAGTAGATCAGACCATTGACCACTAGCAACCACATCGCTGCAAAATGCCATTGAATCGCTCCTCCCAGCCAGCCTCCCAAGGTGATTTCTTTGGGAATGGCAAAGGGAAAGAAGGGTGACGCGTTGTAAATCCGCCAGCCGCTCATGACCATGATGACAACAGCGACAACGTTGAACCAATGTGTGATTCTTAGCCACGACGGATGAATGACGAGGTTGTTGCTGCCCATGCTGTTCCTTCTAGGAATCCCGCAACTCAGGTAGCAGTAAAGACCGTCAAACCAGGGAAATCCACCCTGTCAGCATGAACATGACCATCGGTATCCTGCCATGCATGAAATGTGTGGTTTCCTCGCATCTCGAGCTGCCCGGCCCAGGTTCAAGGAACGATTTTTGCATCAAGAAAAAAACCCGCACCAAGCGAGGTTTTTCAATCATGCAGCTCTCGTTGCCAGCCATCGGGCACTCGCGGGGAAATGGGCGCCCTCAGTAGCTGTAGCAGCATTTCCAGTTCCCGCATCATGTCTACCATGCAGAACACGCCATGCATGCGATGGACGTCGCCCGCGGGCAACTGGCCTGCCGGCTTCGGCCCGGCTCGTGGTGGAATAATTCTACAAACAGCCGTACGCCGTAGCATCGCTTGAGATCCTGATCTCAGGAATTGTCAGTTTTACGCTTCAGCGATCTCACGGCAATTTCAGGTATTACTTGAGTCGCCCCCCTGAACGAAACAAAAGCTTTGCCATCCATCAATGCAGAAAAATTAGAAAAACTTTCTAACACATTGTTTTAAAGCAATTTAATTTGAAGTCTATCCGATCGAGTATGGGCGCAATGCACACACGCCGCGATCCCGGATTTCCTTGAAATCCTTGGCTGGCGGAGGTTTTGAAAGAATCTTGCATCAACCTGTTTTCGTGCTACATAGTGCATTTCCAAGGGAATTTGGAGCGTTCGGTGCTACATCCGGTACTACACGTGTAGCACGTAGCACCGATAAACCCCATGGCAACCATTACAAAAGTCAAAGCTCAAGCAGCGAAATATCGTGCTGTGCACAAGTCAGGGTCAAGACGGACGGGACGATCATCTTTGGCCAAGGCGAGCCGGGCAATCTTGGCGGTACATCCTAGACCAAGATCAAAGTCCTGAAAAATTTCAGGGCAAGGGTTTTGGCAGGATTGCCATATATACGCTCCGGTTCATCTTTGGCCGGTTATAGCGTGCCGGCATCAACCCATGATTCCAGAGTTTATCTGGCCTGATGCCAGGCACGAAGCCATATCCGGGGTGCCACAGGTACTGTCGCTAAAACCCGGGGCGCTTTCATGATTCGGCCATTGTTGAAGCAAATCATCTTAAATTCCGGAAAATCAACTAACCGTTTGCCATCAACCGAAACCACGCAAGTTCCTGATTCAGGCTGGATGACGCTTGCTCCAGCCGTTCCATGGCAGGAGAAACATCAGCCATTTTCTGCATCATCAGGTCTGCCTGTTCAGTCAGTGCATTACTCGTTGCCACAATGGCCTGGCCATTTTCACTTTGTTCTGCCCCGGCTTGCGCAATCCGGACAACCTGCCCGCGAATACTGTCCAGTGCCACCTCCATTTCATCCAGCATCCGTGCCAAGCCTTGCTGACTGGTCTGGCCATGATCGCCAGCCTGCCTTACCGCCAGCAAGGTTTCATCCAGGGTTGCGGTAGCCAGTCCGATACGGTCGATCGCCGTCACGATGTTTCCGGTTGCGTCGCGACTGCGTTCTGCCAGGTTACGGACTTCATCTGCCACAACGGCAAATCCTCGCCCTGAATCACCGGCCCTTGCAGCTTCGATGGCAGCATTCAAGGCCAGAAGGTTTGTCTGTTCGGCAATGCTGCGGATCAGTGTGCTGACCTCCTGGATCATCTGGCTCGACTGCCGCAGGGCCAGCATGCTGTCGTCGGCCAGATCAATACGGCGCAACAGGGTCTGTGTATGCCCGGTCGTCCCGGCACACGTGCTCAGGGCCTCGGCGGCCCGCCCGGACACGACCGATGTTTCACTTTCTATCCGGGCCAGGTGCCGGGCAATCTGGCCTGCTTCATCATTGACCTGGCTTGCGGCCAGCCTCGACTGGTCAGCCCGCAGGGCCTGTTCCTGACATAGCTGCCTGACTGCTTCGCTGTGCAGGATGACCTGATGGCCTTCATGCATGCTGGTCTGGGCCTGCTGCTGCATGCGTTCGAGCAAGCTTGCCAGTTTGTCCAGAAACAGGTTGATGCTCGCTGCGGCCAGACCCAGTTCATCGTGCCGGGTTTCTGGCAAACGTACGCTCATCTCACCTTCTCCCAGTCGTCGTGCAGCCCGGTCCACTGCCGCCAGCCGTTGCTTGAGCCAGTGCGCCAGCATGCCTTGTGACAAGGTCAGGACCAACCCGGTCAGGATCAATGGAAGCAGTACCCACAGGCGCAGCTGGTCCAGCTGGCTGTCCATCCGGGCATGCTCGGCATGCATTTGTTCGCGCTGCCGGTCGAGTATCTGGTCGAGCTGCCTGACCAGCGGCGCCAGATACAGGCTGTACGCTGCATCCGGTATGGACAGCGCGTCCTCGGGCGCCGTTGCGCTGATCTGGATGGCAGACTGCATCTGACGGACGTAGCCTGCCCAGTTCTGGTGCAAGGCAGCCGGATCAATGCTGTTGCCGTGCTCAGGCTCAGCTTGCGCAAGCTCCTTCAACAGATCAGCCACATTCCGGTCTGCCTGAGCGAGCAGGCGGGCGGTTTCGTCCAGCAAGGGATCAGATTTTGACAGCGCCAGTATCTCGCCTTTGAGTGCATAAAGAGCTTTGGCATGGGCCTGTTGACGCTGGTTTGCAACCAGTTCGGACCGCGCCTGTTCCAGTTGCCAGGCGGTACTGGCCATGACAAGGCTCAGGCATGCAAGGGTGAATGCCACGGAAAACCACAGGCGCTGACTGATCGTGACCATATGCCAATTTCATGAATGTTTCGAATCGGCATATTGTGTTGAACCCGTGTTAAACGATTGTGTCATCCCGTTGCAAGCATCACCTGCGGTCAGTCCGGTGATCAGGATCACGGCGGATCAGTCAGCCATACTGCAATGGCAGCTGTAGCGGCAGGCCTGCCAGAAATACGGATTGCAATGCATGACTGCCCTGGTCCGGACAGTTACCGGGTCGGCTGGATTCGGCAGGCACAACTTGTTATATTTCATTTCTTCTTGTTTTATAAATTCTAAATAAGATTTAGATATATGAATAGACGCAACTTTGTTTCGCTCGTCCTGTTGAGCAGCCTCTCCCTGCCGGTACTGGCTGCCGATCTTCTGCAAACGGTCCAGCAGCGCGGCCAGCTCAATATTGCGGTTGAAGGCACGTATCCGCCGTTCAATTTCCGCAACCGGCAGCAGCAACTCACCGGATTTGAAGTAGAGCTGGGCCAGGAGCTTGCCCGGCGGCTTGGCGTCAAGGCACATTTCACGACAGGAGAATGGAGTGCACTGCTGGCCGGCCTGCAAGCAGGCAAGTCCGACATCGTGCTGAACCAGGTGGCTGTTACCGAAGCCCGACGCAAGGTTTTCGATTTCAGCCAGCCCTACACCATTTCCAGTGCCCAGCTGATCGTCCGTCAGGACGACAACCGGCCCATGGATTCTGTCGCTGCGCTCAAGGGCAAAACCATCGGTGTCGCGCAAGGCAGCAACTACGCCGAACTGGCGAAATCCCTGCCCGGCGTCACGGTCAAGACCTATCCTGGTGCCCCTGAATACCTGCAGGATCTGGCCACCGGCCGGATTGATGCAGCACTGAACGACAGCCTGCTGATTCCCTTCGCTATCAAGACTGCAAGGTTGCCGCTCAAGCCTGGCCTGCCGTTGGGTGGGCTCAGTCACATGGCCATTCCCTTTGCCAAAGGCAATCCCGCTTTCCAGACCGCTATCGACAAAGCCCTGACCGGCATGCAAAAGGATGGCAGCTTTGCCAGACTGTCAACGCGCTGGTTTGGTCAGGATGTCTCCAGGGCACCTGTCGGTACCCATTAAACCGATCATGTCTTTGTCGAAACCTTCCGGAGCACGCCCCCCACCGGCGGAGTGCTTCCGGAGTGGCTGCAGGAACCTTCATGAACTGGACTGAACTCTGGGCACTGGCTTTGCCGGTGATGTTGCAGGGAGCATGGCATACGCTGCTGTTTGCCATCAGCAGCATGGCCCTTGGACTATTGCTCGGATTTGCCATTGCACTGGTCCGCCTGACCCGGTTGCCCGTGCTGGCTCCGCTGGCCGCACTTTACGTCAGCGCCATGCGTGGTACGCCACTGCTGGTGCAGATCTTTGTCATTTACTACGGCTTGCCGGGAGTCGGCATCGAATTTGATCCGGTCACCGCCGGCATTCTGGCCTTGACCATGAATGCTGCGGCCTATCTTTCCGAAAGCATGCGGGGCGCCATTGCCGGCGTCAGTACAGGACAGTGGCAGGCAGCCAGCTCACTCGGATTTTCATGGTGGCAGAGCATGCGCTTCATCATTGCGCCGCAGGCATTGCGACTGGCGGTACCGAGCCTGTCCAACACCCTGATTTCCCTTATCAAGGACACCTCGCTGGTCTCGGTGATTACCGTCAGCGAACTGATGCTGGCCACCAAGGAAATCATCGCCCAGACGTACCAGCCATTACCGCTGTATCTGGCTGCGGCCGGTATTTACTGGCTCATGAGCCTGGCATTCGAGCAAGTACAGAAGCGCGTGGAAAACCGGCTGGAAACCGCCCACCGGCCATGAGGGCTACCGAACGGTAAAGGCTTCAGGTGCAACCGGCAGCAACCTGTATTTGCGGGCATCACTGGCCGGTTTCACCCGGAAAACCCGAAAAGGAGCCATGCAGCTCCTTTTTCATTTCAGTGGCCCCGGAACGCGCAGGATGCCTGACGATCAGCCCATGGTAACCAGTTGATTCCACATGCACTGGGCCGGTCTTCGTTGCAGGAGGCGCTCTCCCGACGCCTGTCGGCCGGTTCATCCTTTGGCAAGCTTCTTTCACCTGCCCGTGCAGAGGCAACCGCCCTACTCGCCGCCCCCGTGCCGGTTCAACTGCCCCTCCCACTTTGACACGATCGCCGTGGCTACTGCATTGCCGAGGACATTGGTTGCGGAGCGGCCCATGTCGAGGAAGTGGTCAACTCCCAGCAGCAGCAGCAGGCCAGCCTCCGGAATGTCAAACTGCCCCAGCGTCGCGGCAATCACCACCAGCGATGCCCGCGGCACGCCAGCCATGCCTTTGGATGTCACCATCAGCATCAGCAGCATCAGGATTTCCTGCCAGAGTGTCAGGTGGATGCCATAGGCTTGGGCGATGAAAATGCTGCCAAAAGTTGCGTACAACATCGAACCGTCAAGATTGAACGAGTAGCCTATGGGCAGTACGAAGGAGGCGATCCTGTTGCTGCATCCAAAGCGCTCAAGCTGCTCCAGCGTCTTGGGATAGGCCGCTTCGGAGCTGGCCGTGGAAAAGGCCAGCAGGATCGGTTCGCGGATCGTCCGCACCAGGGCAAACGTGCGTCCTCCGACCACCGCGAGGCCAAAGCCGATGATGATTGCCCACAGGATCAGCATGGCTGCGTAAAAACTCAGCATGAACTTGCCATACGACACCAGGATTCCCACCCCGTTTTCAGCAATCACGGCAGCTACGGCGGCAAAAACGGCCACCGGCGCAAAGTTCATGATGTAGGTGGTCACCCGCAGCATGATGTGCGACACCATGTCCAGATCAGCGATCAGTGCTTCACCCTTCTTGCCCAGCGCGGCAGCAGCCACGCCGAAGAACAGGCTGAACACGACGATCTGCAAAATCTCGTTCCTGGCCATGGCATCGAAGATGCTGGTCGGAAAAGCGTGATGCAGGAAATCCTTCAGTGACATGCTGCCCTTGCTGACGCCACTGCTGGCCATGACGTCCGGCAACGGCAGGTTGAGCCCGACTCCGGGTTTGAGCAGGTTGACCATCACCAGCCCCAGGCTCAGGGAAATCACTGTCATGAAGATGAACCAGCCGAAGGTCTTGATCCCTACGCGACCGATCGTGCTGCTGTCACCCATCCGGGCAATGCCGACCACCAGCGTGCTGAATACCAGCGGTGCGATGATCATCTTGATCAGGCGCAGGAAAATGTCGGTCAGCAGCGAAATGTAACCTGCAAATGCGTGTGCCCAACCAGACGCGGAATGATGGATGACGTAACCGCTGACCACACCTGCAACCAGCGCAAACAGGATCCACAATGTCAGGCGCTTTGACTGCATGAGGAAAGGACTCCATGACGAAAAAACAGTACCGGATACCGGTACGCTACGGTTCTCTCAGCATGGAATATCGCTATCTCGGCTGCTTGCCAGTCGCACGAACGGTCGGGTAGGCAAATGTCATCACGCATGCACAACCGGAGAAAAAACCGGTAAGGTGAGGGTCTTTCCGCATCTTTCCAGGCAGCTTCACATGATCATCGTCATGCAGCACGGCGCACCAGACGCCACCATCGATGCCGTGGTCGCCCGCATCCGCGAGCACGGCCTGACCGAACACGTATCGCGAGGAGCCGAGCGCACCATCATCGGTGCCATTGGTGACGAGCGCTGCCTGGAGCCGCGCCATTTTGAACAGATGACAGGTGTTGAACGCGCCATTCACGTCGTCAAGCCTTGGCGCCTTGTCAGTCGCGAAACCCAGGCCGGCGATTCAGTCGTCAGCATTCGCGGCGTGCGTATCGGTGGTCCGGAAATCCAGGTCATTGCCGGTCCGTGCTCGGTGGAAACGCCTGAACAAATGGCTGCCAGTGCAGCAGCCGTCCAGGCAGCCGGCTGCCGCATGATGCGGGGCGGTGCTTTCAAGCCCCGTACCAGCCCTTACAGTTTCCAGGGGCTGGGCATTGAGGGACTGGAGCTGCTGATCAATGCCGCCCGCCCTGCCGGCCTGCCGGTGGTTACCGAGCTGATGGATGTGCGCATGCTGGATACCTTCCTCAAGCATGACGTGGACGTGATCCAGATCGGTGCCCGCAACATGCAGAACTTTGACCTGCTGAAAGAAGTCGGCCGCATCAACAAGCCGGTCATCCTCAAGCGCGGACTGTCGGCCACCGTCAGCGAATGGCTGATGGCCGCCGAGTACATTGCCGCCGGCGGCAACCACCACATCATCCTGTGCGAACGGGGCATCCGTACGTTTGAAACGGCCTATCGCAACTGCCTTGATCTTACCGGTGTGCTGGTCGCCAAGCGCGAGACACACTTGCCTGTCATCGTCGACCCGAGCCATGCCGGGGGCAAGGCCTGGATGGTGCCGGCACTGGCCCGGGCGGCAGTTGCCTGTGGTGCTGACGGCCTGCTGGTCGAAGTGCATCCGAATCCGTGCGAGGCGTTGTGCGATGCCGACCAGGCCCTTACGCCTCAGGAACTGGCTGACCTGATGACTTCCCTTGCGCCGATTGCCGGGACCATTGGCCGGCGCATGGGCTGATCCCGGCATGGACAATCCGACCCCGCTCAAGGTGCATCTGACCCAGCAAGGCGATTACCGGTTCCTGGTGGATTTCAGTGCCAGTATTCCGGCACTGCTGGCGGGCTATGCCGGTGATTCTTCCGGGCCAACCCCGTCACAGCTCCTGGGAGCAGCCGCAGGCCAGTGCCTGCTGGCCAGTCTGGTATTTGCCCTCAACAAGGCCAATCGTGATGCCGGCCAATTGTCAGCCGAAGTAATCTGCCAGCTGGGTCGTAATCCCCAGGGACGGCAACGGATACAGTCTGTTGCCATTACCGCCCGGCTTGGCAAGCGGGCCACAGACCTTCCAGACATCCAGCCGCTTCTGGCTGGTTTCTTGCCATTCTGTACCGTGCCTCAAAGCCTGGTGGAAGGCATCGCGGTCCAGGTTGTCATACAGGACAGCGAGGGTCTGACATTGCATTGTCAGGCATGACTGATCTGCCAGAATGACAAGGCCGGCGAAAGGATTTCGCCGGCTTTTTTCATGCCTGTTCCAGTCATGTTGCCCTTGAGAGTCCGTGGGCTGAGTGTCCTGCTCCAGACTGTCGATCTATTGCCGCAGTCTTGTGTTCACACGGCACCCATCAAGGAAGACGTGCCCGGATTATCTGGCTGAATGAAAGGCTGCCAAAAAGATGCAATACCTTTCATGAAAACAGGCCCGGATACCGGGCCTGTTCCTGTCAAGGCAGCAGAGGCTGCCCTGTTTCCGGTTACAGGACTTCGATAATGCCGGCAGCTCCCATGCCGGTGCCGA includes:
- a CDS encoding DUF4376 domain-containing protein; translation: MPYYKDTDGGVHFLDSADYENLLPAGCTQISDAEAAELVAPGPEPLDALRDHALELLPAWEKAERAAGIEHAGQRWLTTSAALQDIRDVLLAGAVPGGRWVTADRQIVPMTLPELQSLWQDITARGAAIYQRRLEMEQQITGMDREQLEAFRPGWPPETSTTA
- a CDS encoding holin; this encodes MKQEAYEATAAAVASKATYGGAGGSFAGFMLSNEFVALVGLLIALAGFLVNWHYRAAQDRRDQIEYEARLRREEDACVHDK
- a CDS encoding lysozyme → MRTRQIAAALTLSASALVGIALREGYRDAAYIPVPGDVPTIGFGTTEGVKMGDRITPPKALARALTDVQKFEGALKQCVRVSLHQYEYDAFVSLAYNIGSGSFCGSTLVRKLNAGDYAGACSEIDRWVYAGGKRLPGLVKRRAEERAWCEGKAV
- a CDS encoding lysis system i-spanin subunit Rz — translated: MTTLQRWLTTTLLCLVLLAGAWWHGHRTGAAGVQAERDADQARMMAQLLAQEQAARTAEQQHAQALAAIDTQYQENERHARLENNSLRAQLRAGSVRLSVPVAAGSCNLPADDSASGLRDATPRAELSSEAADDLVALADDADAVVRQLTACQAVIGEYLR
- a CDS encoding pentapeptide MXKDX repeat protein yields the protein MKKIAAILMSSCLMLAAGHSLADDMMKKDAMSKDAMSKDEMKKDGMHKDGMKKDEMKQ
- a CDS encoding molybdopterin-dependent oxidoreductase, with translation MSSKKTSSMIINGDLVLQETFKDVGKYIELPARRLFLKRSMTLGGLALLSGCSITDDKSVEDALLSMSRFNDRVQGWLFDPNQLAPVYPESMITRPFPFNAYYDEDEVREVDASTFRLEVSGLVTDRHSWSLDELHALPQVSQVTRHICVEGWSAIGKWGGVPFSTFLRLVGADLGAKYVGFKCADDYYTSIDMATALHPQTQLTLTYDGQTLPPRYGFPMKLRMPTKLGYKNPKYIQAIFVTNTYPGGYWEDQGYNWFGGS
- a CDS encoding cytochrome b/b6 domain-containing protein, which produces MGSNNLVIHPSWLRITHWFNVVAVVIMVMSGWRIYNASPFFPFAIPKEITLGGWLGGAIQWHFAAMWLLVVNGLIYLCFNIISGRLWRRFFPLSLRSIAADLLEAFKGKLSHADPSHYNAVQRAAYLFVIADIVILVLSGLVLWKSVQFPVLREILGGYEAARRIHFLAMSALIAFVSVHVIMVALVPRTLIAMICGR
- a CDS encoding methyl-accepting chemotaxis protein, translated to MVTISQRLWFSVAFTLACLSLVMASTAWQLEQARSELVANQRQQAHAKALYALKGEILALSKSDPLLDETARLLAQADRNVADLLKELAQAEPEHGNSIDPAALHQNWAGYVRQMQSAIQISATAPEDALSIPDAAYSLYLAPLVRQLDQILDRQREQMHAEHARMDSQLDQLRLWVLLPLILTGLVLTLSQGMLAHWLKQRLAAVDRAARRLGEGEMSVRLPETRHDELGLAAASINLFLDKLASLLERMQQQAQTSMHEGHQVILHSEAVRQLCQEQALRADQSRLAASQVNDEAGQIARHLARIESETSVVSGRAAEALSTCAGTTGHTQTLLRRIDLADDSMLALRQSSQMIQEVSTLIRSIAEQTNLLALNAAIEAARAGDSGRGFAVVADEVRNLAERSRDATGNIVTAIDRIGLATATLDETLLAVRQAGDHGQTSQQGLARMLDEMEVALDSIRGQVVRIAQAGAEQSENGQAIVATSNALTEQADLMMQKMADVSPAMERLEQASSSLNQELAWFRLMANG
- a CDS encoding transporter substrate-binding domain-containing protein, giving the protein MNRRNFVSLVLLSSLSLPVLAADLLQTVQQRGQLNIAVEGTYPPFNFRNRQQQLTGFEVELGQELARRLGVKAHFTTGEWSALLAGLQAGKSDIVLNQVAVTEARRKVFDFSQPYTISSAQLIVRQDDNRPMDSVAALKGKTIGVAQGSNYAELAKSLPGVTVKTYPGAPEYLQDLATGRIDAALNDSLLIPFAIKTARLPLKPGLPLGGLSHMAIPFAKGNPAFQTAIDKALTGMQKDGSFARLSTRWFGQDVSRAPVGTH
- a CDS encoding amino acid ABC transporter permease, whose amino-acid sequence is MNWTELWALALPVMLQGAWHTLLFAISSMALGLLLGFAIALVRLTRLPVLAPLAALYVSAMRGTPLLVQIFVIYYGLPGVGIEFDPVTAGILALTMNAAAYLSESMRGAIAGVSTGQWQAASSLGFSWWQSMRFIIAPQALRLAVPSLSNTLISLIKDTSLVSVITVSELMLATKEIIAQTYQPLPLYLAAAGIYWLMSLAFEQVQKRVENRLETAHRP
- a CDS encoding dicarboxylate/amino acid:cation symporter, which codes for MQSKRLTLWILFALVAGVVSGYVIHHSASGWAHAFAGYISLLTDIFLRLIKMIIAPLVFSTLVVGIARMGDSSTIGRVGIKTFGWFIFMTVISLSLGLVMVNLLKPGVGLNLPLPDVMASSGVSKGSMSLKDFLHHAFPTSIFDAMARNEILQIVVFSLFFGVAAAALGKKGEALIADLDMVSHIMLRVTTYIMNFAPVAVFAAVAAVIAENGVGILVSYGKFMLSFYAAMLILWAIIIGFGLAVVGGRTFALVRTIREPILLAFSTASSEAAYPKTLEQLERFGCSNRIASFVLPIGYSFNLDGSMLYATFGSIFIAQAYGIHLTLWQEILMLLMLMVTSKGMAGVPRASLVVIAATLGQFDIPEAGLLLLLGVDHFLDMGRSATNVLGNAVATAIVSKWEGQLNRHGGGE
- the aroF gene encoding 3-deoxy-7-phosphoheptulonate synthase translates to MIIVMQHGAPDATIDAVVARIREHGLTEHVSRGAERTIIGAIGDERCLEPRHFEQMTGVERAIHVVKPWRLVSRETQAGDSVVSIRGVRIGGPEIQVIAGPCSVETPEQMAASAAAVQAAGCRMMRGGAFKPRTSPYSFQGLGIEGLELLINAARPAGLPVVTELMDVRMLDTFLKHDVDVIQIGARNMQNFDLLKEVGRINKPVILKRGLSATVSEWLMAAEYIAAGGNHHIILCERGIRTFETAYRNCLDLTGVLVAKRETHLPVIVDPSHAGGKAWMVPALARAAVACGADGLLVEVHPNPCEALCDADQALTPQELADLMTSLAPIAGTIGRRMG
- a CDS encoding OsmC family protein yields the protein MDNPTPLKVHLTQQGDYRFLVDFSASIPALLAGYAGDSSGPTPSQLLGAAAGQCLLASLVFALNKANRDAGQLSAEVICQLGRNPQGRQRIQSVAITARLGKRATDLPDIQPLLAGFLPFCTVPQSLVEGIAVQVVIQDSEGLTLHCQA